From the genome of Haloterrigena sp. KLK7, one region includes:
- a CDS encoding four-helix bundle copper-binding protein: MALQQIDHADDHMQECIDNCLEAAQVCEWCADACADEDGMARCIRLCRDVADIASLHARFMARNSGYHEELGEICADLCEECAEECEQHDDDHCQACAEILPKCAESCREMASA, translated from the coding sequence ATGGCGCTCCAACAGATCGACCACGCCGACGACCACATGCAGGAGTGTATCGACAACTGCCTCGAGGCCGCCCAGGTCTGCGAGTGGTGTGCCGACGCCTGCGCGGACGAGGACGGAATGGCCCGCTGTATCCGACTCTGTCGGGACGTGGCGGATATCGCCTCGTTACACGCACGGTTCATGGCCCGCAACTCGGGCTACCACGAGGAGCTGGGCGAGATCTGTGCGGACCTCTGCGAGGAGTGCGCCGAGGAGTGCGAGCAACACGACGACGACCACTGTCAGGCCTGTGCCGAGATCCTGCCGAAGTGCGCCGAGAGCTGTCGGGAGATGGCGTCGGCCTGA